TAAAGTAGGTGTGCTGCGTTCAAGCGTAAGATAGCCTAGTCCCAGTTCCATCAATACTTCCAGACGGGCTGCCAGATCGGTGGCAATACGTTGTGTGACGAGGGCTTTCTCCGGATGACTATGATCCGTCGTTCCGGAACCGGCAGATGTTGTATAAGGTTGTATAGTAGCATACAGACGGGCCAGCGGCAGTCTTGACATCTCCGTAATGTCCATCCCTGCAAACTTTACAGAAAGGGATTCTTTCCGCAGTCTTTTACCTTCACACAGCGGACAATCTGTTCCGAGCATATACCGGGTAACGCGCTTTTTCATCATGGCACTCTGTGTATTGGCAAATGTGTGCATGACATAGCGTTGTGCACTCATGAAGGTGCCCATATAGTTAGGTTCTTCTTTGCGTTTCAGGGCGGCTTTCACTTCCTGCAGCGTATATCCGGGATATACAGGTACAACAGGTTGGTCTTCCGTAAAGAGTATCCACTGACGATCTTTTTTTGATAACTCCCGCCAGGGTTTATCCACATCATAACCAAGCGTTGTCAGGATATCACGAAGGTTCTGGCCCTGCCAGGCAGTGGGCCAGGCAGCAATGGCCCTTTCCCTGATGGTCAGGGAATCATCAGGCACCATAGACTGTTCGGTCACATCATAGATACGTCCCAGACCATGGCATTGCGGGCATGCGCCTTCGGCAGTGTTGGGAGAGAATGCTTCAGCATAAATGACAGATTGTCCAGGCGGATAATCACCCGCCCTCGAATATAACATGCGCAGCAAATTAGATAACGTGGTCACACTTCCGACAGAAGAACGGGTTGTTGGTGTACCCCGTTGCTGTTGTAGGGCTACCGCAGGTGGCAATCCATCTATTTCATCTACTTCCGGCACAGGCATCTGGTGAAACAACCGGCGGGCATAAGGAGATACGGACTCGAGATATCGGCGCTGCGCCTCTGCGTACAAAGTACCGAAAGCCAGGGACGACTTGCCCGAACCGGATACACCAGTAAAAACGACCAATGCATCACGGGGGATCTGCAGATCGACATTCTTGAGATTATGTTCCCGGGCGCCTTTTACCTGTACGAAACCGCTCATGCCTGAACGGTCAGGCTGTATAGATTTATCTGACATGCCTGAACCGCACAAAGATTATGCCCTGACATATTTGTCAGGTTATTTCTGGAAGCGGCTTTTCAGGTAATCGTAGATCTGCTTTTCTTCTGTGGTCTCACCTTTATACAGCTGAATATAACGCTTATAATACCGGGTAGCCTGGGCTTCATTTTTCAGGTGTGCATCATAGATACGACCGATGCTATACTGCTTCAATGGCTGATGGAACATGTAGTAGGCAGTATCCAGGCTAGCAATAGCAGGTTTGTACTGTTTCATGGCTTCGTAGTTGACCGCCATGCCGGAATAATAATTATCCAGGCTGGCCGATTTAGCCATATCTATGCAGCTCTGAAGCAGTTCATTGCTTTCTTTATATTTTTTTAATTGAGTAGAGGCCATAGCAGCGTAATAGATGATACTCTCCGAGTTAGCCTTACGTACCACGAGGTATTCATATGTGGCGAGACAGTCCTGATATTCGCGGAGATTGTAGGCAGCAGCAATGATGTAAAGGAACGCATTAGGAGCAGCCACATTCAGCTGTTTGAGTTTATTCCCCATTGTCAGTGTACGCTTATAGTCTTTCAGCAGATATGACACCCGGGCCCCTGTCATCAGAATAGTGGCGGTTCCGGAATCATTCGCCAGATATGTATTGACCAGTGTATCTGCCCTACCGATACGTTTCCTGTCAATCCATTCCTCTGCCAGCCTTGATACCACTTTGGCATCCAGCGGATTAAGCGCATATGAATTATTGAGCCATATAAAGGCAGAATCAGGCAATTGGGCATTGAAACCAGCCAGGCCCAGTTGTTTCCATGCAGCAGCGTTCTGTGGTCGTAACTGTACGATTTTCTGGTAATGTGCAATAGCAGCTAGTGGTTGCTCCTGTTGCATGTAGGAAGTCGCAAGGTACTGGTGGGCGGTGATGTGATTACTGTCCAGTTGTAGTACCCGCTGGTACCGGCTGGCAGCATCACTGGTCCTCCCTGCCTGGTAATAAGTATAGGCCAGCAGGGACAACTGCTGGATATTATTCGTATCCACTATGGGCTGTAAATAAGTAATGGCCTCATCATACTGCAGGTTCTGAAGATGCTCCATCACGCGGTCTTTATCTACAGCAGATTGAGCTGTGAGCCTGCCAGCGATGCTACCTAGTGATAACAGGCATAAAATAAATCTCAGGTTATTCATCTGGTCACCTATTTTTCGTTAAAACTAAGTATTTAGTTTTAAAAAGAAAAACTTAGTTGATATCATTTAAGGAGATTCATTCCGAGGTGAGGCGGTTTATTACCTATTATCAAGAGGGCCTTACAATATTAGCATCATACAGATCCAGGGTATCAAAGCATTCACAGCAATAACCGTAAGTATTGCAGTGATCCATAAAGTGTGGAGTGCTTTCATACCATTGCATATAAGCGTATCACTTCCTCCCTTTATAGATGAAAAACCAGTTTAAATTCTTTCAACATGAAGCAACCAAATGGCTGATTCATTCGTATTAATTAATAAAAGTCTCCCCAGACATTAAATCTCACGATATGAAAAAAAGCAGCTGGCTACTAGCTATGATGTGTGCGTGTGTCATGTCATGCAGCAACAATGATGACAATAATCCTACGCCAACAATCGATCCTCAGGCACCTACAACAGGCACATGGCGGGTGACTTTATTTACCGACAGTGGTAAAGATGAAACCAGCGATTTCACTGGTTATTCATTCACATTTGACAGTAATGGAACGGCCGTCGCGACCAAAGGAAGCACAAGTAAAGACGGCACATGGAGCATTGGTAGCAGTTCCAGAGACTTTAATCTGAATTTTGGCGCAAAGAGCGATGCAAATAAGCCATTGGGCGAGTTGACTGATGACTGGGAAATCATTTCTGTTACGGCGACAGAGATCAAATTAAAAGACGATAATGACGACAGTGACGAGTTTTTGACCTTTAACCAGAACTAAGAACCCCACCTATGTCTAATCAGAAACAGGCTGCTTAAAAAATAGTAGCCTGTTTTCTGCGTATGGACTAATTTTTGGAGTAAATTCAGAAAACCAAATTTTTTATGCACATTATACTTGGCGCATCAGGACGTGTTGGTTCTGGTATCGTTGCGCATCTCAGAAAAAAAGGCGACTCCGTTAAAGGTATTATCAGAGATGAAAAGAAAGCCCCTCTACTTGAAAAGCTTGGAGCAAAAACAGCAATTGCAGATGCAAATGATCTTCCTGCGCTGGTAGCTGCCTTCCAGGACGGCAGCACATTGTTTGCCATTACTCCGGAAACAGGACATGAGCGCAATGTACTCGGTGAAACAAGCGATATTCTGGAGAATTACAGAAAAGCACTGGCCAACTCTCCCATTAAAAAAGTGGTAGGTCTCTCTTCTATTGGTGCACAGTACGAGTCGGGCACTGGTAACCTGGTGATGTCCTATCTGCTGGAGCATGCATTTACAGCGATGCCGGTAAAGCAGGTCTTTGTACGTCCGGCCTATTATTTCAGCAACTGGCTGATGTATATGGATACTGTAAGGGAAACTGGCGTCCTGCCAACATTCTTTCCGGTGGATCTTTCTATTCCGATGGTGGCACCTGAAGAGGTTGCAGCATTTACAGCTGATGTCATACACAAAGAGGACGAAGATGGCGTGATATATGAGCTTACCGGTCCGGCATCCTACAGCAGTAATGATGTGGCAAAAGCCTTTACGGCAGCACTGGGAAAAGAAGTAAAAGCAGTACAGATACCAAGAGCTGACTGGGAAAATACATTACGCGGTATTGGTTTCACGACCGATGCGATCAGGAACTTCGTGGAAATGACGCAGGCCGTTATCAGTGGCAAGGCTATTCCGCAAAAAGAAGGCACTGTGCAGGTTGAACTGAAGGCAACATTATCCACATATATTCAGGAGCACATACCAGCACAACAACTGATCGTCCCTCCGGTAGCAAAGACAAAGACCAGAAAGAAAACTGCCAGCCAAAAAGCAGCCTGATAAGCACACCTTTCTTCTTTTTTCCGCCAACCTTCAACTCCATCGTCTGAATAAATAAACTGAAAACGCCTGTAGCAAACAGGTAAAGGCATTGTTATGTACCTGCGTTTCCATTCACTTATGATCAGGATATGTATATCATCAGGGAAAGTAAAATAACGCTACTCTACCTGATGATATGTTTTACCAATGCCTGAGGCGCATGTATCATCATCGTACCAGCACACTACGATCTTTTGCGATAGCACTCAGCAAATGCAGGTCTTCTGCTTTCGCCTCTGTGAGCAGGTCATTAGTGTCGAATAAGGATTTGGTAGCTGTTGGCCGTTTCAGAATAACGGTCTGCAGTCCATAGCGGATGTCCAGTGAATAATCTTCTGAACTGGTATATAGCGATCCGTTCAGATTCACTCCAAACGCCCCCCCTTTGGCACCAGCAGTGAACTTGGTGTATTTGCGGCGGATGATATACTTCTGCACAAAACCAATCACAGCATATACATAACACACTGCAGGATCATCGATCACACTGACTTTATTATCTGTCATCCAGGACTGTACTCCCTTGTTCCAGCTGTCATCATCACGATTCACAAGCCCGGTGGCCTGGTCAAAGACCATAAGACTAAAGGAGGACTCTCCGGAAAATTCAGCTGTCAGGTAGTTCAGGAAGCTCACCTCTATCGCCAGCTTCTGGTCCACAAGAATAGACTGTCTCTTAATAGGCTCTTTTATCTTCGATGATTCATCCACCTGGATACCGGGAATCTTAAATGGAGAAAACTCAATACTGGAATTTTCGGTATTGGCAATGGTCGGACAATCAGCAGTTGTCTTTCTTACCTCCAGGACCGTTCCCAATAAGGCATACGGATTGCCAACATAGGCATCTGCCCCGATATACAGCATGTTATTCTGTAAGGCCAGTAATTTCTGCGCCTCGGCGACAGAAGGTACTGTCTTAGATTCAGCAACGTCCTTATTCATTGCTTCATTAATGTGTTCTGTGGAATTATTTCCCATGATGAAATGGTTTAAATGTGTCAAAAGGGGCTACCCCGTGGCCGGGTATCATTGATTTTGGGGTGAGACTAAAATACGGTTTTCTGATGGGGTATCCAAAAGGAGCGAACGCCACTCAATATTTGTCTTTCCGTCGTTGCTGATCATCGATCTCCCTTTCTACCGGATCATCCCGAAATAATTTCTGTCTGTCTTTACGGTTTCTGATGATGATAAAGACGATCAGTGCTAGTGCAAGGAACAGGATAATAACGAGTGTGATCATGTGAATGTGTTGCATGACTAGGTTATTAACTGTGACAATATACCAGATAACCTGCCAAAAACCATATTATGCTTATATGACCAACTGCGGACATCGCTGGTGTTTATTCGCTGGCTCCTAACTAAAATGGGGGGCTATTGAGTAACTTCATATCCTACCCTCATTAATACCTTATGCCATGCATCCATTATTCGTGACCCTTTGTTGCCTGCTGAGTCTTTCATCTTTTGCTCAGCCACCGGCTGACACCCTCCATGAACAACAATTGAAAAAGATCTTCCATGAGGAGGTTCTCCCCTATCTGCAGGCATGCGACAGTACGCCGGACTGGGCTGGCCTGGGCAAACGCCTGATCAGTCGTTATGGCGACCACGGAGAAGAAGCCGTATTACTTAGCCAGACGCTCTACAGTATGCAGCGGGATGACTGGGCCAATTTCTCTGCTGCCATCATCCCCTATGCAAGAAAATATGGTATGGGTATTCCAGCTAAGCAACGGTATGCGTTCAGCGATTATATGGTGCGTAATGCGCAGCTATTATATCAGTCCGGTTATAAGGAGGAAGGACTCCGCTGGGAGATCCTGGCTTTACCGCTGGCCAGAGCCGGGGATCATGCCGGTATGCTCGAAACGATCGAGCGGATGAAAAAGGGAGAGTAAAACACACTGACAGGATGTACACATCCACTAAAATTTTGACAGTTTTTCTGAAAAAAAAGCAGTTAGAACCTTGCTGGCATTGGGTTTGAAAATTATCAACCAGATAGGTTGGCCAACCTGATTTAAGTTAAAAATATTGTTTTACTTATCTAAAAGGAGGTTTATTATGTCACTCATTAAAAGAAATGGAAACTTATTCCCAGGCGTACCATCCCTGTTCGACGACTTTTTCAGCCGTGAATTCTTTAACTGGGGCAACAATAACTTCTCAGCAACCCAAACGACAGTCCCCTCAGTAAATATCAGGGAAAGTGCAGATAGCTATGAAGTCGAAGTAGCAGCTCCCGGCATGGAAAAAAAAGATTTTAACGTCACCCTTGATGGTAATCTCCTGACCATCTCTTCTCAGAAGCAACAGCGCCAGGAGAAGAAAGAAGAGAATTACACGAGAAGAGAATTCAGCTATCAGTCATTCCAGCGCAATTTTGAACTGCCTAAAGATGTGGTTGATGCAGATAAAATAAACGCCCGCTATGAGAATGGGCTGCTTCACCTGACTATTCCGAAAAAAGAGGAAGCTAAACAGCAAGCGCCACGAATGATTGAAATTGCTTAAAAATTATCACATAGGGCTGCGGTTATGGCAGCCCTTTTTCTTAACTTGTGGTAGCAATGGGATTTTCTACAGATATTTTCTTGCTAAGACTTGCTGCTACAGGGCATTTACATCTGCAGATTAAAATAAATTCAAAAAAAGTTCGATGACTTTTTGGTTAATTAGAAACAAATCCTATCTTTGCAATCCCAACGAAAAAACAACGGTTCGCTCGAAGGGAAAAGTTCTTACACATTAGCGGAAGTAGCTCATTTGGTAGAGCACGACCTTGCCAAGGTCGGGGTGGCCGGTTCGAGCCCGGTCTTCCGCTCAGTAACAAGAGTTCCAAATTGCAACGCAGTTTGGAATTTTTGTTTACAGGATACCTAGGTGGTGGAATTGGTAGACACGCCGGACTTAAAATCCTGTGAGCCGCAACGCTCGTACGGGTTCAACTCCCGTCCTGGGTACAGACAAGAGCAGACGCTCTGAAATTAGTGAAGGCATCGACGCAAGTCGGTGCCTTTTTTGTTATATGTTTGTTGTTGGCACCTTGAAACAAAGCCTTCATTAAATATGCCATTTGTCAACGTAACTATTGAGCGGTTTCTCGAAGAAGGACAACCTGGATGGGTAGAGACTTCAGTTAACGACGCCTGGAATAAAACCCATCTGTTCATAGATAACACAATTAGTGTTTGCTGCTAGTTATATAAAAAGTGGACTCTTATCAAAATATCCCCAAGCAGTCTAATCCCTTCCGAATGCTATATTTGCTTAACAGGCAAAGCCACCGAAATATCAGTGGCCTTCCCCATTAGTTAACAGTCGCTATCTAGCATTTACAATCTGGCCTTTATCATCTAAAACTGTATCCCCTTTATCACCTTCGCTAACAGCTCCGCAATAATCGCACATCCTTTATCCGAAGGATGTATTCCGTCATAAGTAACATCCATTGCCTTTACCGGATAAGGATACTTATCTCCCACAGTGAACGGTATGTCAATATAATCAGGATAAGTATATTCCTTATACTCGCGCGTTTGCGGATCTCTCACATATTTAAACTTCACCGCCTGTTTTATACCTAACCTCGGCTCACTATAAAGATCTACCACTTCCATATTATCAGCCTTCGCTATTGCTTTCACCACATTCACGAAAGACTCCAGGCTCTGGCCTTCCTGGTCTTTATACGATCCCCAGCTATGCACCTTGTTGTCAAGAAGGTATACAAAATCGCCACGCTGCATAGGTGTCATCAGTATAATATGTGCTTTGGGGTTAAGGCTACGTAGTCTGTCAATAATGACCCTGAACGCGCCGCTCATAGTCCCAATACCCGTGCTGTTCATATAGTCATCTACGGTACCAGGTTTTACACCAAGCCACCAATCGTTGGTACCCAGGAATATGGTATAAATATCCGATGCGCGAAGATCAAACTGATCTATTTTATAAGCAATTTCAACGCTGGTCCAGTAATTATGCCCATGGTTGATATAACTCAGTCCCGGCACATTTTCAGTAGTCCTT
The DNA window shown above is from Chitinophaga agri and carries:
- a CDS encoding tetratricopeptide repeat protein is translated as MNNLRFILCLLSLGSIAGRLTAQSAVDKDRVMEHLQNLQYDEAITYLQPIVDTNNIQQLSLLAYTYYQAGRTSDAASRYQRVLQLDSNHITAHQYLATSYMQQEQPLAAIAHYQKIVQLRPQNAAAWKQLGLAGFNAQLPDSAFIWLNNSYALNPLDAKVVSRLAEEWIDRKRIGRADTLVNTYLANDSGTATILMTGARVSYLLKDYKRTLTMGNKLKQLNVAAPNAFLYIIAAAYNLREYQDCLATYEYLVVRKANSESIIYYAAMASTQLKKYKESNELLQSCIDMAKSASLDNYYSGMAVNYEAMKQYKPAIASLDTAYYMFHQPLKQYSIGRIYDAHLKNEAQATRYYKRYIQLYKGETTEEKQIYDYLKSRFQK
- a CDS encoding Hsp20/alpha crystallin family protein, which gives rise to MSLIKRNGNLFPGVPSLFDDFFSREFFNWGNNNFSATQTTVPSVNIRESADSYEVEVAAPGMEKKDFNVTLDGNLLTISSQKQQRQEKKEENYTRREFSYQSFQRNFELPKDVVDADKINARYENGLLHLTIPKKEEAKQQAPRMIEIA
- a CDS encoding NmrA family NAD(P)-binding protein produces the protein MHIILGASGRVGSGIVAHLRKKGDSVKGIIRDEKKAPLLEKLGAKTAIADANDLPALVAAFQDGSTLFAITPETGHERNVLGETSDILENYRKALANSPIKKVVGLSSIGAQYESGTGNLVMSYLLEHAFTAMPVKQVFVRPAYYFSNWLMYMDTVRETGVLPTFFPVDLSIPMVAPEEVAAFTADVIHKEDEDGVIYELTGPASYSSNDVAKAFTAALGKEVKAVQIPRADWENTLRGIGFTTDAIRNFVEMTQAVISGKAIPQKEGTVQVELKATLSTYIQEHIPAQQLIVPPVAKTKTRKKTASQKAA
- a CDS encoding SGNH/GDSL hydrolase family protein, encoding MKVCRLLLLLLPVVLGSFVPYKRITWTAIGDSFTYFNDHLEETDNRVEKGWITRTTENVPGLSYINHGHNYWTSVEIAYKIDQFDLRASDIYTIFLGTNDWWLGVKPGTVDDYMNSTGIGTMSGAFRVIIDRLRSLNPKAHIILMTPMQRGDFVYLLDNKVHSWGSYKDQEGQSLESFVNVVKAIAKADNMEVVDLYSEPRLGIKQAVKFKYVRDPQTREYKEYTYPDYIDIPFTVGDKYPYPVKAMDVTYDGIHPSDKGCAIIAELLAKVIKGIQF
- a CDS encoding lipocalin family protein, translated to MKKSSWLLAMMCACVMSCSNNDDNNPTPTIDPQAPTTGTWRVTLFTDSGKDETSDFTGYSFTFDSNGTAVATKGSTSKDGTWSIGSSSRDFNLNFGAKSDANKPLGELTDDWEIISVTATEIKLKDDNDDSDEFLTFNQN